In a genomic window of Coprococcus eutactus:
- the cobA gene encoding uroporphyrinogen-III C-methyltransferase, with translation MVYLIGAGPGDPGLITVKGLEFIKQCDTIIYDRLGTYQLLEMVKPDCRRIYVGKQAGSHYKKQPEINEILVEEGRKGNMVVRLKGGDPFVFGRGGEEVTALLEAGIPFQVIPGITSAVAVPEVCGIPVTHRGTSRSFHVITGHKRADIHRSDEDVLNDYAYIRNQEGTSVFLMGLNRLPQIMERLVQTGAEEHTPVAVISKGTMPGQQIVRGDIQSIADKVNDAKLESPAIIVVGENAALDFTAPNRGPLQNVHVGLVGTPKLREKMRVAIDALGGQSYSIVDMSVEQTEEKDRLRVALEHIEDYSWLAFTSQNTITLFFKWLREWNIDVRKLVHLKFAVVGAGTRDALRSEGYIADYVPDEYTTSALAMGLANVMNDGEKLLLPRAVQGSETMLDILDKGGVTYEEIPVYDVVGRRMESIQYLKDLDVITFVSASGVRGFLKVLDAEKNGSGMDHMPNDVDSCREHTNNTESTLKIHDIMKNIRIAALGNVTEKALEKAGYHADIVPEVGDIEHLISSIGEFYTHR, from the coding sequence ATGGTATATTTGATAGGCGCAGGCCCCGGCGACCCGGGACTCATTACGGTGAAGGGCCTGGAATTCATAAAACAATGCGATACGATCATATATGACAGGCTTGGCACCTACCAGCTTCTGGAGATGGTGAAGCCGGACTGCCGCAGGATATACGTCGGCAAACAGGCGGGCAGCCACTACAAGAAGCAGCCTGAGATAAACGAGATACTTGTTGAGGAAGGTCGCAAAGGCAACATGGTGGTGCGCCTCAAAGGTGGCGATCCATTTGTATTCGGAAGAGGCGGCGAGGAAGTGACCGCACTTTTAGAAGCGGGGATCCCATTTCAGGTGATACCGGGAATAACATCCGCAGTGGCGGTTCCGGAGGTGTGCGGCATACCAGTGACCCACCGGGGAACGAGCAGAAGCTTTCACGTGATAACAGGACACAAGCGGGCAGACATACACAGATCAGATGAAGATGTTTTAAATGACTATGCTTATATTAGAAATCAGGAAGGGACAAGCGTGTTCCTCATGGGACTTAACAGGCTGCCGCAGATCATGGAGAGACTTGTTCAGACTGGGGCTGAGGAACATACTCCGGTCGCGGTCATTTCCAAGGGAACCATGCCTGGACAGCAGATAGTTCGTGGCGATATACAGTCCATTGCGGACAAGGTGAACGATGCAAAGCTAGAATCCCCCGCAATCATAGTCGTGGGTGAAAATGCAGCACTGGATTTTACTGCACCGAACAGAGGACCGCTTCAGAATGTCCACGTTGGACTTGTTGGAACGCCAAAGCTTCGCGAGAAGATGAGAGTTGCAATAGATGCACTTGGCGGTCAGTCCTACAGCATAGTGGATATGAGTGTGGAGCAGACAGAGGAGAAGGACAGGCTGCGTGTGGCTCTGGAACATATAGAAGATTATAGCTGGCTGGCATTTACCAGTCAGAACACCATAACCCTGTTTTTCAAATGGCTCAGGGAGTGGAATATAGATGTCAGAAAACTGGTTCATCTGAAATTTGCGGTGGTCGGTGCCGGAACAAGGGATGCGTTAAGATCCGAAGGCTACATAGCGGACTATGTGCCGGACGAGTACACCACAAGCGCCCTTGCTATGGGTCTTGCAAACGTGATGAATGACGGAGAGAAGCTTCTCCTTCCGAGGGCCGTTCAGGGCAGCGAGACAATGCTTGATATACTTGATAAGGGCGGCGTAACATACGAGGAGATTCCAGTATATGATGTGGTTGGCCGCAGGATGGAGAGCATACAGTATCTGAAAGATCTGGATGTGATCACATTTGTCAGCGCGTCAGGTGTCAGGGGATTCCTGAAAGTCCTTGACGCAGAGAAAAATGGATCTGGCATGGATCATATGCCGAATGATGTTGATTCATGCAGGGAGCATACGAATAATACAGAAAGTACTTTAAAAATTCATGATATAATGAAAAACATCCGCATAGCAGCACTTGGAAATGTGACAGAGAAGGCTTTGGAGAAAGCTGGTTATCATGCGGATATAGTTCCGGAGGTCGGTGATATTGAGC
- the thiS gene encoding sulfur carrier protein ThiS — translation MTVTIAGKKKEIAEKTTIAQIIVSENVENPDYVTVTVNDEFVDSDAFATTELKDGDTVEFLYFMGGGSF, via the coding sequence ATGACAGTCACAATAGCAGGAAAGAAGAAAGAGATAGCAGAGAAGACAACAATAGCTCAGATCATCGTGTCAGAGAACGTTGAGAATCCGGACTATGTCACAGTAACAGTAAACGATGAGTTTGTTGACTCAGATGCATTTGCAACAACAGAGCTCAAGGACGGCGATACAGTAGAGTTCCTCTACTTCATGGGAGGTGGCAGCTTCTAA
- the hemC gene encoding hydroxymethylbilane synthase, protein MRVENGHGKNKPNIRKFAENDMADGFNSDCLDCESGGQKKTVKVGTRGSKLALAQTELVIKALNERFPQIDFQMVTMSTRGDRDTSRALLEFGGKAVFVEEFEEAILKGDIDIAVHSAKDMPMEIMEGLTISGTLPRACPQDVFIYKSGRSFDRNDSFVVGTSSLRRQYQIRDMYPNAVCKNLRGNVGTRIQKLEDGEYDAIILAAAGLERLGVIEDKGNDSTECFEVHKDELTFRYLSTESMLPAACQGIIAIETRTSGEAYDMVRAINDTEAYTQLTCERAVLSRLNAGCHEPIGVYSELKGKHMKLSLMKVDAASSDKEKDEEIQIHRKTVEGNTSEWEQLVEALIK, encoded by the coding sequence ATGAGAGTTGAGAATGGACATGGTAAAAATAAACCGAATATTCGTAAATTTGCGGAGAATGACATGGCAGATGGATTCAATAGTGACTGTTTGGATTGCGAAAGCGGAGGACAGAAAAAAACAGTAAAAGTTGGAACCCGCGGCAGCAAGCTTGCTCTTGCTCAGACTGAATTGGTGATAAAGGCACTCAATGAGAGATTTCCCCAGATTGATTTTCAGATGGTTACAATGAGTACCCGGGGGGATCGGGACACCAGCAGAGCGCTTCTGGAATTCGGAGGCAAAGCGGTATTTGTCGAGGAGTTCGAGGAAGCTATACTTAAAGGTGACATAGACATAGCGGTACACAGTGCCAAGGATATGCCGATGGAGATCATGGAAGGTCTTACGATATCGGGTACACTTCCGAGAGCATGTCCGCAGGACGTTTTTATATATAAGAGTGGCAGGTCATTTGACAGAAACGACAGTTTCGTGGTGGGAACCAGCAGCCTGAGACGGCAGTACCAGATAAGAGACATGTATCCAAATGCGGTGTGCAAGAATCTGAGAGGAAATGTCGGCACCCGCATACAGAAGCTAGAGGACGGCGAATACGATGCCATCATTCTTGCAGCGGCAGGGCTTGAGCGCCTGGGAGTTATTGAAGATAAAGGCAATGACAGTACAGAATGCTTTGAAGTGCACAAGGACGAGCTTACATTCAGATACCTCAGTACAGAGTCAATGCTTCCGGCAGCGTGCCAGGGAATCATAGCCATAGAGACGCGAACATCCGGCGAAGCATACGACATGGTGAGGGCGATAAATGATACCGAGGCATACACACAGCTCACATGCGAGCGCGCAGTCTTAAGCCGCCTGAACGCCGGCTGTCACGAACCGATAGGCGTGTACTCAGAACTGAAAGGCAAACACATGAAGCTAAGCCTGATGAAAGTAGATGCGGCTTCATCGGACAAAGAGAAAGATGAAGAAATCCAGATACACAGAAAGACGGTAGAAGGAAACACCTCAGAATGGGAACAACTGGTAGAGGCGTTGATAAAGTAG
- a CDS encoding thioredoxin family protein: MAVRVSAEDFDAKVLQSKLPVIVEFYSDSCIPCKQLSPILGGIEDDYEDKVNVYKVNVNFDAELAEKYAVMASPTILFFKGGEEVSRIRGLVKRNALEEEVGKLL; this comes from the coding sequence ATGGCAGTAAGAGTCAGTGCAGAGGATTTCGATGCGAAGGTTCTTCAGTCGAAGCTCCCGGTCATCGTGGAATTCTATTCGGACAGCTGCATACCATGCAAGCAGCTCTCACCTATCCTTGGCGGCATAGAAGATGACTACGAGGATAAGGTAAATGTGTACAAGGTAAATGTAAACTTCGACGCAGAGCTTGCTGAGAAGTACGCAGTCATGGCGTCACCAACCATACTCTTTTTCAAGGGAGGCGAGGAGGTTTCCCGCATCCGTGGCCTTGTGAAGAGAAATGCGCTGGAGGAAGAAGTTGGCAAATTATTGTAG
- a CDS encoding M67 family metallopeptidase, translated as MLYMTKSDYEKILAHCKEGLPNESCGLIGGVREGDKKYIRKVYLLTNIDASNEHFSMDPREQLAAVKDMRANGYELLGNFHSHPESPSRPSEEDKRLAYDSKVNYLILSLMEIDNPVLKAFNIDEEKNVTIEELVIES; from the coding sequence ATGTTGTACATGACAAAGTCTGATTACGAGAAGATACTTGCACACTGCAAGGAAGGCCTTCCAAATGAGTCCTGTGGTCTGATCGGCGGTGTTAGAGAGGGCGATAAGAAGTACATCAGGAAGGTGTATCTCCTGACAAATATTGACGCCAGCAACGAGCATTTTTCCATGGACCCGAGAGAGCAGCTTGCGGCAGTTAAGGATATGCGTGCAAATGGATACGAGCTTCTTGGCAACTTTCATTCCCATCCAGAGTCTCCGTCCAGACCTTCGGAGGAGGATAAGAGACTTGCATATGATTCCAAGGTGAATTATCTGATTCTCTCCCTCATGGAGATAGACAATCCGGTACTCAAGGCCTTCAACATAGATGAGGAAAAGAATGTGACGATAGAGGAGCTTGTTATAGAATCATGA
- the thiF gene encoding thiazole biosynthesis adenylyltransferase ThiF — translation MAFTNEQMERYSRHIILQEVGVKGQKKLLNGKVLIIGAGGLGAPAAMYLAAAGVGTIGIVDADEVDLSNLQRQIIHGTADVGKAKVKSAKETMNAMNPDVNVITYREFVTSENIMDLIKDYDFIIDGTDNFPAKFLINDACVMAKKPFSHAGIIRFKGQLMTYVPDEGPCYRCVFKDPPPKDAVPTCKQAGVIGAMGGVIGSLQAMEAIKYLIGVGDLLTGRLLTFDALKMEFHTVKLPHKKGCGCAVCGPNPTITKLIDYEQVECDGK, via the coding sequence ATGGCATTCACAAACGAACAGATGGAGCGTTACTCACGTCACATCATCCTTCAGGAAGTTGGCGTGAAGGGACAGAAGAAATTGTTAAATGGCAAGGTGCTGATCATCGGCGCAGGTGGACTGGGAGCGCCAGCCGCTATGTACCTGGCAGCAGCCGGAGTAGGAACCATCGGTATAGTTGATGCCGATGAGGTAGATCTGTCAAATCTTCAGAGACAGATCATTCACGGAACAGCAGATGTGGGCAAGGCAAAGGTCAAATCCGCAAAGGAGACCATGAACGCCATGAACCCTGATGTAAATGTGATCACATACAGAGAGTTCGTGACATCAGAGAACATCATGGATCTCATCAAGGACTATGATTTCATTATCGATGGAACAGACAACTTCCCTGCGAAGTTCCTTATAAATGATGCCTGTGTTATGGCTAAGAAGCCATTTTCACATGCAGGAATCATCAGATTCAAGGGCCAGCTCATGACATATGTTCCAGATGAGGGACCATGTTACAGATGTGTATTCAAGGATCCACCTCCAAAGGATGCGGTTCCTACATGTAAGCAGGCCGGAGTCATCGGAGCAATGGGCGGTGTTATTGGAAGTCTTCAGGCTATGGAGGCGATCAAGTATCTCATTGGAGTTGGCGATCTTCTGACAGGAAGACTCCTTACATTTGACGCACTTAAGATGGAATTCCACACAGTAAAGCTCCCTCACAAGAAGGGCTGTGGCTGTGCTGTATGTGGACCAAATCCAACCATCACCAAGCTCATCGACTACGAGCAGGTAGAGTGCGACGGAAAATAA
- a CDS encoding precorrin-2 dehydrogenase/sirohydrochlorin ferrochelatase family protein, producing the protein MIELNNERCLIAGGGTVAYRKVCSMLEFGAVVTVVSPEFCPELLKLAEQVNTPDKYCAATSDDRGSVENFADYSGCLTLVKRRVQPQDIVSAFVVIMATDDEKVNHEMAELCRQQRILVNVVDVKADCGFYFPAIIKDKEVVISVSTGGQSPVLAGTIKRNIESHLGRSYGDIAERMGELREQIKAQIDGEEERKKAFQQMVRSLLDES; encoded by the coding sequence ATGATCGAACTGAATAATGAGAGATGCCTGATCGCAGGAGGCGGAACTGTTGCATACAGAAAGGTGTGCAGCATGCTGGAATTTGGCGCGGTGGTCACGGTGGTGTCCCCAGAGTTTTGCCCGGAGCTTTTGAAACTGGCGGAGCAGGTGAATACGCCAGACAAATACTGTGCAGCGACAAGCGATGATCGTGGTTCTGTAGAGAATTTTGCAGATTATTCTGGATGCCTAACACTTGTAAAAAGACGTGTGCAGCCACAGGATATTGTTAGCGCATTTGTCGTCATAATGGCGACGGACGATGAGAAGGTCAACCACGAAATGGCGGAGCTTTGCAGGCAGCAGCGAATACTTGTAAATGTGGTTGATGTGAAGGCGGATTGCGGATTTTATTTTCCAGCGATCATAAAGGATAAAGAGGTTGTTATAAGCGTTTCCACCGGTGGACAGAGTCCAGTGCTTGCGGGCACGATCAAGAGAAATATAGAGAGCCATTTAGGTAGGAGTTATGGCGATATAGCGGAGCGTATGGGTGAGCTCCGCGAGCAGATCAAAGCACAGATAGACGGCGAGGAAGAGCGAAAGAAAGCGTTTCAGCAAATGGTTAGGAGTCTGTTAGATGAGAGTTGA
- a CDS encoding sulfurtransferase TusA family protein yields the protein MADYEIDDRVDITDVVCPMTFVKAKVAMEELEIGQVLAVTMNDGEPVQNVPRSFKEEGQQILKLIDNENGTYDLIVKKLED from the coding sequence ATGGCTGATTACGAAATCGATGACAGAGTAGATATAACTGATGTGGTGTGCCCGATGACATTTGTCAAGGCGAAGGTAGCCATGGAGGAGCTTGAGATAGGACAGGTGCTTGCGGTTACCATGAACGACGGCGAGCCTGTACAGAACGTACCAAGAAGCTTCAAGGAGGAAGGACAGCAGATCCTGAAGCTCATCGACAACGAGAATGGCACTTATGATCTTATAGTGAAGAAGCTGGAGGATTGA
- a CDS encoding 4Fe-4S binding protein, whose amino-acid sequence MAVDYAALKKGGFMRQKQKNNFSLRLQVVGGNLTAENLKKIAEVAEKYGDGHVHLTSRQSVEIPFVKLDDVEEVKEELAKGGCKPGVCGPRVRTVTACQGNQICPSGNIDTYDIAKKLDARYYARELPHKFKFGVTGCQNNCLKAEENDVGIKGAMVVEWDEPSCIMCGVCVKACREGAITMADGKIILDTDKCNYCGRCAKACPTDAWKGETGYLVSFGGLFGNTIHRGEELLPVVTSEEQLFRITDAAIQFFADNAKPSERFQFTLERVGLDKFKEVLKEAYNG is encoded by the coding sequence ATGGCAGTAGATTACGCAGCTCTGAAAAAGGGCGGATTCATGAGACAGAAGCAGAAGAATAACTTTTCTCTGAGACTTCAGGTGGTGGGAGGAAATCTTACCGCAGAGAATCTCAAGAAGATAGCAGAGGTTGCCGAGAAATACGGAGATGGACATGTACATCTCACATCGAGACAGAGTGTTGAGATCCCATTTGTTAAGCTTGACGATGTGGAAGAGGTAAAGGAAGAACTGGCAAAGGGAGGCTGTAAGCCGGGTGTGTGTGGCCCAAGAGTAAGAACAGTCACAGCGTGCCAGGGAAATCAGATCTGTCCGAGCGGCAATATAGACACTTATGATATAGCCAAGAAGCTTGATGCGAGATATTACGCAAGGGAGCTTCCTCACAAGTTCAAGTTCGGTGTCACAGGATGCCAGAACAACTGTCTGAAGGCAGAGGAGAACGATGTGGGAATCAAGGGCGCAATGGTAGTAGAGTGGGATGAGCCATCATGCATCATGTGTGGCGTGTGCGTCAAGGCGTGCCGTGAGGGCGCGATCACCATGGCGGACGGCAAGATCATCCTCGACACAGACAAATGTAACTATTGCGGTCGATGCGCAAAGGCATGTCCTACAGATGCATGGAAGGGCGAGACAGGATACCTTGTCTCATTCGGAGGATTATTTGGAAATACGATCCACCGCGGCGAGGAGTTACTTCCGGTTGTTACATCTGAGGAACAGCTTTTCCGTATCACAGATGCGGCAATACAGTTCTTTGCAGACAATGCAAAGCCAAGCGAGCGTTTCCAGTTCACTCTGGAGCGCGTGGGCTTAGACAAATTCAAAGAAGTATTAAAGGAGGCTTACAATGGCTGA
- a CDS encoding O-acetylhomoserine aminocarboxypropyltransferase/cysteine synthase family protein: MRFNTALLHSAKLGDENTGATLTPIYQSSAFYQPSAELHEKLFHNKATGYSYTRINNPTIFAFEERMTNLEKGVGSVACSSGMAALTNALLNIVGTGGEIVSSTGLYGGTIDLFHDLEAFGIKTTFVEISDKDAVEAAINENTRVIFAETIGNPKLDVVDIKALAEQAHSHRLPLLIDNTVATAFLVTPLTLGADIVINSTSKYINGNSDAISGVITDSGNFKWDAERYPLLQQYKMFGKFAYIAKLRNGLFRNTGACIAPQTAFYNMLGMETLGLRMERCSHNALALAQFLESQEGVKVNYPGLESSSWHDIADEQLHGGYGAIITIRVGSKEKAFAVMNKLTIPQIVSNIGDTKTLIVHPESTLNAHSTEQEKLDANVYDDMIRISVGIEDVEDLIEDFQKALVD; the protein is encoded by the coding sequence ATGAGATTTAACACAGCATTATTACACAGCGCAAAGCTTGGTGATGAGAATACAGGCGCCACACTTACACCGATCTATCAATCTAGTGCATTCTATCAGCCTTCGGCGGAGCTGCATGAGAAGCTATTCCACAACAAGGCGACGGGGTATTCTTATACGAGGATCAATAACCCGACGATATTTGCATTTGAGGAGCGGATGACGAATCTTGAAAAGGGAGTAGGTTCGGTGGCGTGTTCTTCTGGAATGGCGGCACTCACAAATGCACTCTTAAATATAGTAGGAACTGGCGGAGAGATAGTCTCCAGCACAGGACTCTACGGCGGAACGATAGATCTGTTCCATGATCTGGAGGCATTTGGAATCAAGACGACATTTGTGGAGATATCGGATAAGGATGCGGTCGAGGCAGCGATAAATGAGAACACCAGAGTGATATTTGCTGAGACCATCGGCAATCCAAAGCTCGATGTGGTGGATATAAAGGCTCTTGCAGAGCAGGCACATTCACACAGGCTTCCTCTTCTGATAGACAACACGGTTGCCACGGCATTCCTGGTCACACCGCTGACACTTGGAGCGGACATAGTCATCAATTCCACATCCAAGTACATCAATGGCAACAGCGATGCCATAAGCGGAGTCATCACCGACAGCGGCAATTTCAAATGGGACGCAGAGCGTTATCCGCTTCTGCAGCAGTACAAGATGTTCGGAAAGTTCGCCTATATAGCAAAGCTCAGAAACGGACTTTTTAGAAATACAGGAGCCTGCATAGCTCCGCAGACGGCATTTTACAATATGCTGGGCATGGAGACATTGGGGCTTCGAATGGAGCGATGCTCACACAATGCACTTGCCCTTGCACAGTTTCTGGAAAGTCAGGAGGGTGTAAAGGTCAACTATCCGGGGCTTGAATCCAGTTCTTGGCATGACATTGCAGATGAACAGCTGCACGGTGGATATGGTGCCATAATCACCATCAGAGTCGGCAGCAAGGAGAAGGCATTTGCGGTGATGAACAAGCTCACAATACCGCAGATAGTGTCGAACATAGGAGACACAAAGACGCTCATCGTGCATCCTGAATCAACACTGAATGCGCACAGCACAGAGCAGGAGAAGCTTGACGCCAACGTATATGATGATATGATTCGTATTAGTGTCGGAATCGAGGACGTGGAGGATCTGATAGAAGATTTCCAGAAGGCCCTTGTCGACTAA
- a CDS encoding MATE family efflux transporter, whose product MSSTVKQNKYEIDMCNGTIMDKLISFSLPLMLSGILQLMFNAVDIIVVGRFSGSQALAAVGSTTALINVFTNLFIGISLGANVLAARFYAAGKDKEMSETVHTAITLALISGIIMAFVGLICAKPALALMDTPDDVIDLSSVYMRIYFLGMPFFMLYNYGAAILRAVGDTKRPLLFLVISGIANTGLNLCFVIIFKLGVAGVAIGTVISQLISCVLVLRCLYMSETSYQLRFSKLTIKGVYVKQIFSVGVPAGIQSTVINFSNVLLQSSVNSFGSVAMAGYTAANNIFGFLYVTVNAVTQACMSFTSQNYGVGKWKRMERVLIDCLILSFAAMMVLGNGAYFFGPQLLHIYTSSDAVIKCGMEILLYTTVTYFLCGFMDLFPGALRGMGHSGVPMLLSIIGTVGTRIVWIYWIFPRHRSLAVLFISYPASWIITLAMQIVCYFYVRKMLYKKIANKK is encoded by the coding sequence ATGAGTTCTACAGTAAAACAAAATAAATATGAAATTGATATGTGCAACGGGACGATCATGGACAAGCTGATCTCGTTTTCGTTACCGCTTATGTTGTCAGGAATTTTGCAGCTGATGTTCAACGCAGTGGATATCATCGTTGTCGGAAGATTCAGTGGAAGTCAGGCCCTGGCGGCGGTCGGTTCAACCACAGCACTTATCAATGTATTTACCAATTTGTTCATAGGGATATCTCTTGGGGCAAATGTGCTTGCGGCAAGATTTTATGCTGCGGGAAAAGATAAAGAAATGTCAGAGACAGTACATACCGCGATCACGTTAGCGCTGATCAGCGGTATTATTATGGCCTTTGTCGGGCTGATATGTGCAAAACCGGCGTTAGCGCTTATGGATACACCGGATGATGTAATCGATCTTTCGTCTGTATACATGCGGATTTACTTTCTGGGAATGCCGTTTTTTATGCTGTACAATTACGGCGCTGCCATACTCAGAGCGGTGGGAGATACAAAGAGGCCGCTCCTTTTCCTGGTTATTTCAGGAATTGCAAATACAGGTCTAAACCTATGCTTTGTGATCATTTTCAAGCTTGGAGTTGCCGGTGTGGCAATCGGAACTGTTATCTCACAGCTGATATCCTGCGTGCTTGTGCTCCGTTGTCTCTACATGTCAGAGACGAGCTATCAGCTTAGATTTTCAAAGCTTACCATCAAGGGGGTATATGTAAAGCAGATCTTTTCGGTCGGAGTTCCGGCGGGAATTCAGAGCACAGTCATCAACTTTTCGAATGTGCTGCTTCAGTCGTCAGTCAACTCATTTGGCTCGGTTGCCATGGCGGGCTACACGGCGGCAAATAATATATTTGGATTTCTGTATGTGACGGTGAATGCTGTAACGCAGGCGTGCATGAGTTTTACGAGCCAGAACTACGGTGTCGGCAAATGGAAACGTATGGAGAGAGTTCTGATCGACTGTTTGATATTGTCATTTGCGGCAATGATGGTTCTGGGCAATGGAGCGTATTTCTTTGGACCGCAGCTGCTGCATATATATACGAGCAGCGACGCGGTTATAAAGTGCGGAATGGAGATTCTGCTGTATACGACAGTCACATATTTTCTTTGCGGATTTATGGACTTGTTCCCGGGGGCGCTTCGTGGGATGGGACATTCCGGAGTTCCGATGCTCCTCTCGATCATAGGAACGGTGGGAACCCGAATCGTGTGGATATATTGGATTTTTCCGAGACACAGATCCCTGGCGGTTCTGTTCATCTCATATCCGGCGTCCTGGATCATAACCCTTGCTATGCAGATAGTATGTTATTTCTATGTGAGGAAGATGCTGTATAAGAAAATTGCAAATAAGAAATGA
- a CDS encoding glutamyl-tRNA reductase, with amino-acid sequence MFCISINHKNTPADVRERFAFTTKGQRQFTERLKAEVGGCVVLSTCNRMEIYFIDKYEQVEKLLANDREVPVSLIRRYSMNYEGFQCVLHLCRVACGMDSMVLGEVEIIHQVKSAYLVAKELGACDGELNIAFQGALAAAKAVATESDATRLPISVGTLSAREAVNFTRNGGIENTCRDVRSDVVSSSQVESEDAEKANTGHILVVGATGKIGSIVVKDIADLAPDIEITGTSRSHHSADSIFGRHQQIRIEDYSRRYELAAWADVIISATASPHYTFVRDELAEAVKMHHKRRLFLDLAMPKDIDPSVSEVDGCVLRDIDYIRTLSRENNESRAKTITEMEPWLISQVDEIMKNIAFSRFNREHGDVMAKLKTIDGAKMVYKLKGQLEYEAFEKMLDSIVTAGCEN; translated from the coding sequence ATGTTTTGCATAAGTATAAACCATAAGAATACGCCGGCCGATGTCAGGGAGAGATTTGCATTTACGACAAAAGGACAGAGACAGTTCACTGAGCGCCTTAAGGCTGAGGTGGGTGGATGTGTCGTGTTGTCGACCTGCAATAGGATGGAGATATACTTCATAGATAAATATGAACAGGTGGAAAAGCTGTTGGCAAATGACAGGGAGGTTCCGGTCAGCCTCATAAGAAGATATAGCATGAATTATGAAGGATTTCAGTGTGTGTTACATCTGTGCAGAGTGGCGTGTGGTATGGATTCCATGGTGCTCGGCGAGGTGGAGATCATACATCAGGTGAAGAGCGCATATCTTGTGGCAAAGGAGCTTGGAGCCTGTGACGGCGAGCTGAATATAGCATTTCAGGGAGCACTTGCGGCGGCAAAGGCGGTGGCAACGGAGAGTGATGCCACGAGGCTTCCGATATCCGTCGGAACCTTGTCAGCACGGGAGGCAGTGAATTTTACAAGAAATGGCGGCATTGAAAACACGTGCAGAGATGTTCGAAGTGATGTGGTAAGCAGCAGTCAAGTTGAGAGTGAGGATGCTGAAAAGGCAAATACCGGGCATATCCTAGTCGTAGGAGCCACAGGCAAGATAGGCAGCATAGTTGTCAAGGATATCGCAGATCTTGCGCCAGACATAGAGATAACAGGCACAAGCAGAAGCCACCACAGTGCAGATAGCATATTTGGCAGACATCAGCAGATCAGGATAGAGGACTACAGCAGAAGATATGAGCTGGCAGCCTGGGCGGATGTCATCATCAGCGCGACAGCAAGCCCTCATTATACATTTGTCAGGGATGAACTGGCAGAAGCCGTGAAAATGCATCATAAGCGGAGGTTGTTCCTGGATCTGGCAATGCCGAAGGACATTGACCCGTCAGTCTCAGAGGTGGACGGATGTGTATTGCGTGACATAGACTATATCAGGACACTCTCCAGAGAGAACAATGAGAGCAGGGCAAAGACAATCACAGAGATGGAGCCGTGGCTCATATCACAGGTTGACGAGATCATGAAGAACATAGCATTTTCGAGGTTCAACAGGGAGCACGGAGACGTGATGGCGAAGCTTAAGACTATAGATGGTGCAAAGATGGTATATAAACTCAAAGGACAGCTTGAGTATGAGGCATTTGAGAAAATGCTGGACAGTATTGTGACTGCCGGATGTGAGAACTGA